From Pseudomonas alcaligenes, a single genomic window includes:
- the ppk2 gene encoding polyphosphate kinase 2 encodes MAKKKAQDGERLSRKVYDKELERLHIELVKLQQWVVAKNLKVCIVFEGRDGAGKGGTIKAITERVSPRVFRVVALPAPTEREKTQMYAQRYIQHMPAAGEVVIFDRSWYNRAGVERVMGFCTEEQTHKFLTVVPLFEKMLVESGIILIKYWLEVSPEEQHRRLQERIKDGRKIWKLSPMDIKSFNRWDDYTRARDDMFAASDSSWAPWYMAHSEDKRRVRLNIISHLLEQVPYEDLTQEQQIELPKRGRIGRYKSPHYPFRIIEERF; translated from the coding sequence ATGGCCAAGAAAAAGGCTCAGGACGGCGAGCGACTCAGTCGCAAGGTCTATGACAAGGAACTGGAACGACTGCACATCGAGCTGGTCAAGCTCCAGCAGTGGGTGGTGGCCAAGAACCTGAAGGTCTGCATTGTCTTCGAAGGTCGTGATGGCGCCGGCAAGGGCGGCACCATCAAGGCCATCACCGAACGGGTGAGCCCGCGGGTATTCCGCGTAGTCGCGCTACCGGCACCGACCGAGCGAGAGAAGACCCAGATGTATGCCCAGCGCTACATCCAGCACATGCCGGCGGCCGGCGAAGTGGTGATCTTCGACCGCAGCTGGTACAACCGCGCCGGGGTCGAACGGGTCATGGGCTTCTGCACCGAGGAACAGACCCACAAGTTCCTCACCGTGGTGCCGTTGTTCGAGAAGATGCTGGTCGAGTCCGGCATCATCCTCATCAAGTACTGGCTGGAAGTCAGCCCCGAGGAGCAGCACCGCCGCCTGCAGGAGCGCATCAAGGACGGGCGCAAGATCTGGAAGCTGTCGCCCATGGACATCAAGTCGTTCAACCGCTGGGACGACTACACCCGCGCCCGCGACGACATGTTCGCTGCCTCCGACTCCTCCTGGGCGCCCTGGTACATGGCGCACTCCGAGGACAAGCGGCGGGTTCGCCTGAACATCATCAGCCACCTGCTCGAGCAGGTGCCTTATGAAGACCTCACCCAGGAACAGCAGATCGAGCTGCCCAAGCGCGGCCGCATCGGTCGCTACAAGTCCCCACACTACCCCTTCCGGATCATCGAAGAACGCTTCTGA
- a CDS encoding HlyD family secretion protein produces MDLLLVLTYTAICVAIFKIFKIPLNKWTVPTAVLGGVVIIGALIFTMNYNHPYSEVSRSYFVSTPIVPAVSGMVIEVPVEGNRILEKGDVLFRMDPTPYESRVKSLKAQLVSARADQIRATELARRNVGNRRDVDLTTARVEDLQAQIIGAQYDLDSTVVRAPSKGYVTQVSLRPGIRAVKMPLRPAMVFVPLEEHNYVAWMRQNSQLRLTLGDEAEIAFDGIPGEVFQAKVKMVMPVIAEGQVQPSGSLIGFTGSPPAGRVPVVLEVTDPRFDQYRELMPGGAYGQAALYSKHFHHVAIMRKILLRMASWMNYFFPFH; encoded by the coding sequence ATGGATCTGTTGCTCGTCCTTACCTACACCGCCATCTGCGTCGCCATCTTCAAGATCTTCAAGATTCCGCTGAACAAATGGACGGTGCCCACTGCCGTGCTCGGTGGCGTGGTGATCATCGGCGCGCTGATCTTCACCATGAACTACAACCACCCCTATTCCGAGGTGTCGCGCAGCTACTTCGTCAGCACACCGATAGTGCCGGCAGTCAGCGGCATGGTGATCGAGGTGCCGGTGGAGGGTAACCGGATCCTGGAAAAAGGTGACGTGCTGTTCCGCATGGATCCGACGCCCTACGAAAGCCGGGTCAAGTCGCTCAAGGCCCAGCTGGTCTCGGCCAGGGCCGATCAGATCCGCGCCACCGAACTGGCGCGGCGCAATGTCGGCAATCGCCGCGACGTCGACCTGACCACCGCGCGCGTGGAAGACCTGCAAGCGCAGATCATCGGCGCCCAATACGACCTCGACAGCACCGTGGTGCGCGCGCCCTCCAAGGGCTACGTGACCCAGGTCTCGCTGCGCCCTGGCATTCGCGCGGTGAAGATGCCGTTGCGCCCGGCGATGGTTTTCGTGCCTCTCGAGGAGCACAACTACGTGGCCTGGATGCGCCAGAACAGCCAGCTGCGCCTGACCCTGGGCGACGAAGCGGAGATCGCCTTCGATGGCATCCCCGGCGAGGTGTTCCAGGCCAAGGTGAAGATGGTCATGCCAGTGATCGCCGAGGGCCAGGTACAGCCCAGTGGCAGCCTGATCGGCTTCACCGGCTCGCCACCGGCTGGACGGGTACCGGTGGTGCTGGAAGTGACAGACCCCAGGTTCGACCAGTACCGCGAACTCATGCCAGGCGGCGCCTATGGCCAGGCGGCGCTCTACTCCAAACATTTCCACCATGTGGCAATCATGCGCAAGATCCTTCTGCGCATGGCCTCCTGGATGAACTACTTCTTCCCCTTCCACTGA
- a CDS encoding DUF3302 domain-containing protein — translation MLDYVALGILIFVGVVLFYGVIAIHDIPYEIAVHRNHPQQDAIHVAGWVSLFTLHAIWPFLWIWATLYREDRGWGFASPPPAPVDDPRLRALEQQLGELRELLAAQAPPASPVTPEAAPVVTETPRQEG, via the coding sequence ATGCTGGACTATGTCGCTCTGGGGATTCTGATTTTCGTTGGTGTTGTGCTGTTCTACGGAGTGATCGCGATCCACGACATTCCTTACGAGATCGCCGTACACCGCAATCATCCGCAACAGGATGCAATTCATGTTGCAGGCTGGGTCAGCCTGTTCACCCTGCATGCCATCTGGCCCTTCCTGTGGATCTGGGCAACCCTTTACCGGGAAGATCGCGGCTGGGGCTTCGCCAGTCCTCCGCCAGCGCCGGTGGACGATCCGCGGCTACGGGCACTGGAGCAACAGCTCGGCGAACTGCGCGAACTGCTGGCCGCCCAGGCTCCGCCCGCCTCGCCGGTGACGCCGGAAGCGGCGCCGGTAGTAACCGAAACACCGCGGCAGGAGGGCTGA
- a CDS encoding AraC family transcriptional regulator: protein MPRDTPLSVRRSAISVQLLTQFGLDQGLALDDCLAATGLSWQVLGEPGAEVDASQELQLVRNLVGRLGQQPGLGLLAGRRYQLNTYGIWSFALLSSPTARAAAQLGLRYLDLTYAFHGMRLEEYDGEIHLLFDDQDIPEDLRAFLLERDLGGMLCIQRALVDRPQILKRLDLRLAEPTDTRLYVQEIGLLPRFAQADNRLVIDSQVFDLPLPGANPQVVAQCEEQCQRLLDKRRQRLGLAGQIRSLLLGRPGSLPDMEQVADSLHMSSRTLRRRLEEEGSNFRQLLEEVRQALAEELLATGGLTLEEIAERLGYGEVSNFIHAFKRWKGLPPRQFQRR from the coding sequence ATGCCCCGCGACACTCCCCTGTCGGTACGACGCAGCGCCATCAGCGTGCAATTGCTGACCCAGTTCGGCCTCGACCAGGGCCTGGCACTGGACGACTGCCTGGCCGCCACCGGGCTGAGCTGGCAGGTGCTCGGCGAGCCAGGGGCCGAAGTCGATGCCAGCCAGGAGCTGCAACTGGTGCGCAATCTGGTTGGCCGCCTCGGCCAGCAACCCGGCCTTGGCCTGCTCGCCGGCCGGCGCTACCAGCTCAATACCTATGGCATCTGGAGCTTCGCCCTGCTCAGCAGCCCAACCGCGCGCGCTGCCGCGCAGCTCGGCCTGCGCTACCTCGACCTGACCTATGCCTTCCACGGCATGCGGCTGGAGGAGTACGACGGCGAAATCCACCTGCTGTTCGACGATCAGGACATCCCCGAAGATCTGCGCGCCTTTCTGCTGGAGCGCGATCTCGGCGGCATGCTCTGTATCCAGCGTGCCCTGGTCGATCGACCGCAGATACTCAAGCGCCTCGACCTGCGCCTGGCCGAGCCGACCGACACCCGCCTCTATGTTCAGGAGATCGGCCTGCTGCCGCGCTTCGCCCAGGCCGACAACCGCCTGGTGATCGACAGTCAGGTATTCGACTTGCCGCTGCCCGGTGCCAACCCACAGGTGGTCGCCCAATGCGAGGAGCAATGCCAGCGCCTGCTGGACAAGCGCCGCCAGCGCCTTGGCCTGGCCGGACAGATCCGCAGCCTGCTGCTGGGCCGCCCGGGGAGCCTGCCGGATATGGAACAGGTGGCGGACAGCCTGCACATGAGTTCGCGCACCCTGCGCCGGCGCCTGGAGGAAGAAGGCAGCAACTTCCGCCAGCTGCTCGAGGAGGTGCGCCAGGCCCTGGCCGAGGAACTGCTCGCCACCGGCGGGCTGACCCTGGAGGAAATCGCCGAGCGCCTGGGCTACGGCGAGGTGTCCAACTTCATCCATGCCTTCAAGCGCTGGAAAGGCCTGCCACCCCGCCAGTTCCAGCGCCGCTGA